TCTAATTCCGTACATGCCTTGCGGGCGGTCGAGCGGATTTCTTCCGCCAGACGGTACAGATCAGGTTGCGCACTGATATCAACGCGGACGTTGATTTGCAGGTGGCGATCGTCGCGGGGATCGGGCCGGCGCATGCCGGAAACCCTTTCGCCCGGGAAGAGTAGGTTCACCGAGCCGTAGCGTCCGCCGTCAAGGCCCGCGACACCGTTGAGCTTTTGCACCGCTTCCGCAATTGCGTGAGCGTGGCTTACCTCGAGCTCAAATTGCGCTCGGGGTTCAGGCATTGTTCTTATGCCTGGCCCTGGTTCAGTGCAGCCTGCTCTTCAGACTCGGAGTCTTCCTTCGGCAGCTTGACGTTGTGAACAACAACGTCAACGCGCTCTACAGTCAGGCCGGTCATGCGCTCGACAGCGTTCATGATGTTGCGGCGGATTGCCTCAGCCAGCTCGTGGATGGCAACGCCGTACTCAGCGGTGATGGCGATCTCGATCTTTGCGGAGCCGTTTTCTACCTCTACGTCAACACCCTGGCGTACGTCCTCGGATGCACCGAAGGACTCGCGGATGGTGCCCATCATGCGGGCGCCGCCGCCACCGAGGGAGTCAACGCCGGAAACCTCGCGGGCTGCAATGCCGGCGATCTTGGAAACAACGACGTCATCAATGGTGGTGGTGCCGTACTGAGTCTCCAAGTTGTTGTTTACCTCGCGCTCTTCAGAAGCGGCAACGTTGTTCTCAGAGTGCTTTGCAGGAGTGTTGTTCTCAGACATGGTCTTTAAGGCCTTTCCTTAAATATTGACTTGCATGGTCGCAATATGAAATTGAAGGACCAAGAACCAACGGTTCAAAATCCCTCTTTGAGCGTACCTACCGCCTAACCGGACGTGGGGTCTGTGACAACAATATTTACCAAAACGTGATTATTGGCACTATTGCCGGGGTGGTTTGAAAAACACCAGCCCATCGTGCTTAAATACTTAGGTTGCTTTAACAGGGCAGCGCGAACCGGTAACGGACCGTCTTTAACACGGTGCATATCGGGGAGACGCTGAGCTGGTAAAGCGAACATGACACCTTCGTTGTCACCGTGGATCAGGGCTTTCCTGAAACACAGACTGGAAGGTCATCCGATCGGGCTAGGTCCGCGCTAGAGCAGAGACACCCCGAGACGATGGACCGGAGAAGGGGCATGGCAAATAAACAGCGGCAGTTAGCGAATAGGACACTCTCCACGTGTAATGCGTGAAAACCGTCCTCTTCACAATACTTTGACTACGGGTCTTGTACCCCGTCAGGAGCACTGCAGACTGGCATTTGTCATGTGCTGTATCTCTTGGTTGTCATGACAGTCAGACCACTGGCGTTGTGTCAGGCCCCAGGCTCGGACAACGTTATAGAGAAATCGAGAAGCAATTTCCCACCGCTTCACGCCCCGGAAACGCCGGGAATGTGAAAGTGGGGAAGCGAGGAAGAGGATAAGCGTGGCGGGACAAAAGATCCGCATTCGGCTGAAGGCCTATGACCACGAGGCAATCGACGCTTCTGCAAAGAAGATCGTCGAGACCGTTACCCGTACGGGTGCTCGTGTAGTTGGCCCAGTGCCGCTCCCAACCGAGAAGAACGTGTACGCAGTTATTCGTTCTCCGCACAAGTACAAGGACTCTCGCGAGCACTTCGAGATGCGCACGCACAAGCGCCTGATCGATATTCTCGACCCGACCCCGAAGACCGTTGATGCTTTGATGCGCATCGATCTTCCGGCAAGCGTCGACGTGAACATCCAGTAAGCGACTTTGGTGGAGAACTAATAATGAGTGAAAACGAGATCAAGGGCATTCTGGGCAAGAAGCTCGGCATGACCCAGGTCTTCGATGACGAGAACCGCGTCGTTCCGGTTACCGTCGTCGAAGCAGGGCCATGCGTTGTCACCCAGATTCGCACCCCCGAAACCGATGGCTACAGCGCCATCCAGATCGCCTTTGGCGAGATTGACCCACGCAAGGCAAACAAGCCTGAGTCTGGTCACTTCAAAAAGGCTGGCGTAACCCCGCGTCGCCATGTTGCGGAAATCCGCATGGACGACACCTCCGCATACGAGGTTGGCCAAGAGGTCAAGGTAGACATCTTCGAAGGCATCACTTTCGTTGACGTCACCGGCCAGACCAAGGGCCACGGCTACGCTGGTGCTATGAAGCGCCACGGCTTCCAGGGTCAGGGCGCAGCTCACGGTAACCAGGCCGCTCACCGCCGCGTTGGTGGTATCGGTGGCGCTGCTACCCCAGGCCGCGTCTTCAAGGGCAAGCGCATGGCTGGCCGCATGGGCCACGACCGCGTGACGACCCAAAACCTGAAGATTCAGAAAGTCGATGTCGAGTCCAACCTGCTGCTCATCAAGGGTGCTATCCCTGGTGCGCGCGGCGGCCTCGTCACCGTTAAGACCGCAGTGAAGGGCGGTGCACACGCATGAGCAACCTCAAGCTAGACGTCCACACCTCTGAAGGTAAGACCAATGGCTCCGTGGACCTGCCGGCTGAAATCTTTGACACCGAGGCATCCGTTGCTTTGATGCACCAGGTTGTCAACGCACAGCTTGCTGCCGCTCGTCAGGGCACCCACGCCACCAAGACCCGCGGCGACGTCCGTGGTGGTGGCCGCAAGCCTTTCCGCCAGAAGGGCACCGGTCGTGCGCGCCAGGGTTCCATCCGTGCGCCGCACTACACCGGCGGTGGCACCGTCCACGGCCCGCAGCCACGTAGCTACGCACAGCGCACCCCTAAGAAGATGATCAAGGCTGCTCTCTTCGGTGCGTTGTCTGACCGTGCTC
The window above is part of the Corynebacterium accolens genome. Proteins encoded here:
- a CDS encoding Asp23/Gls24 family envelope stress response protein, translating into MSENNTPAKHSENNVAASEEREVNNNLETQYGTTTIDDVVVSKIAGIAAREVSGVDSLGGGGARMMGTIRESFGASEDVRQGVDVEVENGSAKIEIAITAEYGVAIHELAEAIRRNIMNAVERMTGLTVERVDVVVHNVKLPKEDSESEEQAALNQGQA
- the rpsJ gene encoding 30S ribosomal protein S10; the encoded protein is MAGQKIRIRLKAYDHEAIDASAKKIVETVTRTGARVVGPVPLPTEKNVYAVIRSPHKYKDSREHFEMRTHKRLIDILDPTPKTVDALMRIDLPASVDVNIQ
- the rplD gene encoding 50S ribosomal protein L4 codes for the protein MSNLKLDVHTSEGKTNGSVDLPAEIFDTEASVALMHQVVNAQLAAARQGTHATKTRGDVRGGGRKPFRQKGTGRARQGSIRAPHYTGGGTVHGPQPRSYAQRTPKKMIKAALFGALSDRARNERIHVIEELVPGQKPSTKAAKAFLESLTERDNVLLVIGREDINARRSANNLPNVQILDAGQLNTYDVLYSDDVVFSVEALHTFITRATGADKEDN
- the rplC gene encoding 50S ribosomal protein L3; translation: MSENEIKGILGKKLGMTQVFDDENRVVPVTVVEAGPCVVTQIRTPETDGYSAIQIAFGEIDPRKANKPESGHFKKAGVTPRRHVAEIRMDDTSAYEVGQEVKVDIFEGITFVDVTGQTKGHGYAGAMKRHGFQGQGAAHGNQAAHRRVGGIGGAATPGRVFKGKRMAGRMGHDRVTTQNLKIQKVDVESNLLLIKGAIPGARGGLVTVKTAVKGGAHA